From the genome of Salvelinus namaycush isolate Seneca chromosome 10, SaNama_1.0, whole genome shotgun sequence, one region includes:
- the commd2 gene encoding COMM domain-containing protein 2, with amino-acid sequence MLLVLSDEHKEHLGFLPEVDSAVVGEFGRIAVEFLRKGTNPKIYEGAARKLSVDAETVQHGVEGLMYLLTESSKLMISEVDFQDSVLVLGFTEDLNQLLLQLYLENRKEIRHILGELTPSLPHYHNLEWRLDVQLASRALRQQVKPTVTMKLHLEESGGDKSAKVLQTDPATLMHLIQELEKALAELKTTHCRRILRNIK; translated from the exons ATGCTGTTGGTGTTATCTGACGAACATAAGGAGCACCTAGGGTTTCTGCCAGAGGTGGACTCTGCGG TGGTTGGTGAATTTGGACGAATAGCGGTTGAGTTCCTTCGAAAGGGAACAAACCCTAAGATCTATGAGGGGGCTGCCA GAAAGCTGAGTGTTGACGCAGAGACCGTACAGCATGGTGTGGAGGGACTCATGTACCTGCTCACCGAGAGCTCCAAACTCATG ATCTCTGAAGTGGACTTTCAGGACTCAGTGCTGGTGCTGGGCTTCACCGAGGATCTGAACCAGCTGCTGCTGCAGCTCTACCTGGAAAACAGGAAGGAGATCCGACACATCCTCGGTGAACTCACCCCCTCACTGCCACACTACCACAACCTGGAGTGGAGGCTGGACGTGCAG CTGGCCAGTCGTGCCCTCCGGCAGCAGGTTAAGCCTACAGTGACTATGAAGCTGCAcctggaggagagtggaggagataaGAGCGCTAAGGTACTACAGACTGACCCTGCCACCCTGATGCACCTCATCCAGGAGCTGGAGAAAGCCCTAGCTGAGCTCAAGACCACCCATTGCCGCAGGATCCTACGCAACATCAAATAG